Proteins from a genomic interval of Streptococcus oralis:
- the uvrB gene encoding excinuclease ABC subunit UvrB translates to MINRITDNKFKLVSKYEPSGDQPQAIEQLVDNIEGGEKAQILMGATGTGKTYTMSQVISKVNKPTLVIAHNKTLAGQLYGEFKEFFPENAVEYFVSYYDYYQPEAYVPSSDTYIEKDSSVNDEIDKLRHSATSALLERNDVIVVASVSCIYGLGSPKEYADSVVSLRPGLEISRDKLLNDLVDIQFERNDIDFQRGRFRVRGDVVEIFPASRDEHAFRVEFFGDEIDRIREVEALTGQVLGEVDHLAIFPATHFVTNDDHMEVAIAKIQAELEEQLAVFEKEGKLLEAQRLKQRTEYDIEMLREMGYTNGVENYSRHMDGRSEGEPPYTLLDFFPDDFLIMIDESHMTMGQIKGMYNGDRSRKEMLVNYGFRLPSALDNRPLRREEFESHVHQIVYVSATPGDYENEQTETVIEQIIRPTGLLDPEVEVRPTMGQIDDLLGEINARVEKNERTFITTLTKKMAEDLTDYFKEMGIKVKYMHSDIKTLERTEIIRDLRLGVFDVLVGINLLREGIDVPEVSLVAILDADKEGFLRNERGLIQTIGRAARNSEGHVIMYADTMTQSMQRAIDETARRRKIQMAYNEEHGIVPQTIKKEIRDLIAVTKAVTKEEDKEIDINSLNKQERKELVKKLEKQMQEAVEVLDFELAAQIRDMMLEVKAMG, encoded by the coding sequence ATGATCAATCGGATTACAGATAATAAATTTAAACTAGTATCAAAATACGAACCTTCAGGAGATCAACCCCAGGCAATTGAGCAGTTGGTTGATAATATCGAGGGTGGAGAAAAGGCTCAGATTCTGATGGGGGCGACGGGTACAGGGAAGACCTATACCATGAGTCAAGTCATTTCCAAAGTCAATAAGCCAACTTTGGTCATTGCGCATAACAAAACCCTAGCTGGTCAGCTCTACGGAGAGTTCAAGGAATTTTTCCCTGAAAATGCTGTTGAGTACTTTGTGTCTTATTATGATTATTACCAACCCGAGGCTTATGTCCCTTCGAGCGATACCTATATTGAGAAGGATAGCTCTGTCAATGATGAGATTGACAAGCTCCGTCACTCAGCGACTTCGGCTCTTCTGGAGCGTAACGATGTCATCGTCGTGGCTTCAGTCTCTTGTATCTATGGTTTGGGTTCGCCAAAGGAATACGCAGATAGTGTCGTTAGTCTCCGTCCTGGTCTTGAGATTTCTCGTGATAAACTCTTGAATGACTTGGTTGATATCCAGTTTGAACGTAATGACATTGATTTCCAACGAGGAAGATTTCGCGTTCGCGGGGATGTGGTGGAGATTTTTCCAGCTTCCCGTGATGAACACGCTTTTCGAGTAGAGTTCTTCGGAGATGAAATTGACCGTATCCGAGAAGTTGAGGCTCTGACTGGTCAGGTATTAGGTGAAGTGGATCATCTGGCAATTTTCCCTGCGACTCACTTTGTGACCAATGACGACCACATGGAAGTTGCTATTGCCAAGATTCAGGCTGAGTTGGAGGAGCAGTTAGCTGTCTTTGAAAAGGAAGGCAAACTGCTAGAGGCCCAGCGTTTGAAACAGCGGACAGAGTATGATATTGAGATGTTACGTGAGATGGGTTATACAAATGGGGTTGAGAACTACTCACGCCACATGGATGGTCGTAGTGAAGGGGAGCCTCCTTATACGCTTCTCGACTTCTTCCCAGATGATTTTTTGATCATGATTGATGAAAGCCACATGACCATGGGGCAGATCAAGGGCATGTACAATGGAGACCGTTCTCGTAAGGAAATGCTGGTAAATTATGGTTTCCGTTTGCCATCAGCCTTGGACAATCGACCTCTTCGTCGTGAAGAGTTTGAAAGTCACGTTCATCAGATTGTTTACGTTTCAGCGACACCAGGTGATTATGAAAATGAACAGACCGAGACAGTGATTGAGCAAATCATTCGTCCAACAGGGCTTCTAGACCCAGAGGTGGAAGTCCGTCCGACTATGGGACAGATTGATGACCTATTGGGTGAAATCAATGCCCGTGTTGAAAAGAATGAACGAACCTTTATCACAACCTTGACCAAGAAGATGGCAGAAGACTTGACCGACTACTTCAAGGAAATGGGCATCAAGGTCAAGTATATGCACTCGGACATCAAGACCTTGGAGCGGACGGAGATTATCCGTGACCTGCGCTTGGGTGTATTTGATGTCTTAGTCGGAATCAACCTGCTCCGCGAAGGGATTGACGTTCCTGAGGTAAGCTTGGTTGCCATTCTCGATGCTGATAAGGAAGGTTTCCTTCGTAACGAACGTGGCCTCATCCAGACCATTGGTCGTGCTGCCCGTAATAGCGAAGGGCATGTGATTATGTATGCGGACACGATGACTCAGTCTATGCAACGCGCTATCGATGAAACGGCTCGCCGTCGGAAAATCCAGATGGCATATAATGAAGAACATGGTATCGTACCTCAGACAATCAAGAAAGAAATCCGTGACCTGATTGCCGTAACCAAGGCAGTTACCAAGGAAGAGGACAAGGAAATTGACATCAACAGCCTCAACAAGCAAGAGCGCAAAGAACTCGTCAAGAAACTGGAAAAACAAATGCAAGAAGCCGTCGAAGTGCTTGACTTTGAACTGGCAGCTCAGATCCGTGATATGATGCTGGAAGTCAAGGCGATGGGGTAG
- a CDS encoding ECF transporter S component — MDIRKKTQFMTMTALLTAIAILIPIIMPFKIVIPPASYTLGSHIAIFIAMFLSPLMAAFVIIASSLGFLMAGYPMVIVLRAFSHIVFGILGAFYLKKFPETLDKPKASWIFNFVLGVVHAIAEVLACIIFYATSGTNVENMFYVLFVLVGFGTIVHSMVDYTLALAVYKVLRKRR, encoded by the coding sequence ATGGATATACGGAAAAAAACGCAGTTTATGACCATGACTGCACTGCTCACAGCAATCGCGATTTTGATTCCAATCATTATGCCTTTTAAAATCGTCATCCCACCAGCTTCTTACACTTTAGGAAGCCATATCGCCATCTTTATCGCCATGTTCCTATCACCTTTGATGGCTGCTTTTGTGATTATTGCTTCTAGTCTCGGCTTCCTGATGGCAGGCTACCCTATGGTTATCGTTCTGCGCGCCTTTTCTCACATCGTTTTTGGTATTTTGGGAGCATTTTACTTAAAAAAATTCCCTGAAACCTTGGATAAACCAAAGGCATCTTGGATTTTTAACTTTGTTTTGGGTGTTGTTCACGCTATCGCTGAAGTACTAGCTTGTATCATCTTTTATGCTACTTCAGGGACAAACGTTGAAAATATGTTTTATGTTCTCTTTGTCCTAGTTGGTTTTGGAACAATTGTCCATAGTATGGTAGACTATACATTAGCACTAGCTGTCTATAAAGTGCTTCGAAAACGTCGCTAA
- a CDS encoding transcription repressor NadR — MTTDRKQALLKLLKEAPKALNGQTLAEHFHVTRQVIVQDIAILRADGAPILSTNRGYIYKENDASPYVHKLFKVKHELEEIGQELLAIVDNGGRVQNILIDHPVYGEIETHLKLTCRRDVQHFLEQVENSDFRPLSELTDGIHYHLVEAETQQDLNYIEEALDKLGYLVKD, encoded by the coding sequence ATGACAACGGATCGCAAACAAGCTCTTCTCAAACTATTAAAAGAGGCACCAAAAGCCCTCAATGGTCAAACCTTGGCTGAGCACTTTCATGTCACGCGCCAAGTCATTGTACAGGATATCGCTATTCTCCGAGCAGATGGGGCTCCTATCCTATCCACCAATCGTGGTTATATCTACAAAGAAAATGATGCCAGCCCCTACGTTCACAAACTCTTTAAAGTGAAACATGAACTGGAAGAAATTGGTCAGGAACTTCTAGCTATTGTAGATAATGGCGGACGCGTTCAAAATATCTTAATCGATCATCCCGTTTATGGCGAAATTGAAACCCATCTCAAACTCACTTGCCGCCGAGATGTCCAGCACTTTCTGGAACAAGTCGAGAATTCAGACTTTAGACCCCTTTCTGAATTGACAGACGGCATTCATTACCACCTAGTCGAAGCAGAAACGCAACAAGACCTCAACTATATTGAGGAGGCCTTGGATAAACTTGGTTATTTAGTAAAAGACTAA
- the coaC gene encoding phosphopantothenoylcysteine decarboxylase translates to MANILIAVTGSIASYKAADLVSSLKKQGHDVTVLMTEAAREFIQPLTLQVLSQNPVHLDVMKEPYPDQVNHIELGKRTDLFIVVPATANTIAKLAHGFADNMVTSTALALPQNIPKLLAPAMNTKMYDHPATQANLKTLETYGYQIISPKESLLACGDHGKGALADLNTILERIKETLNEQTL, encoded by the coding sequence ATGGCAAATATTTTGATCGCAGTGACTGGTTCCATTGCCTCCTATAAAGCAGCTGACCTCGTCAGTTCCTTGAAAAAACAAGGCCATGATGTCACTGTCTTAATGACCGAGGCAGCGAGAGAGTTTATCCAGCCTTTGACACTACAGGTACTCTCACAGAATCCAGTTCACCTTGATGTCATGAAGGAACCCTATCCTGATCAAGTCAATCATATCGAACTAGGTAAAAGAACTGATCTTTTTATCGTTGTCCCTGCTACTGCTAATACCATTGCCAAACTTGCGCACGGTTTTGCGGATAACATGGTGACTAGTACAGCATTAGCTTTACCCCAAAACATTCCTAAACTACTTGCTCCTGCTATGAATACAAAAATGTACGATCATCCGGCAACCCAGGCTAATCTAAAAACATTAGAGACCTATGGTTATCAGATTATCTCTCCAAAGGAATCTCTACTAGCCTGTGGCGATCACGGCAAAGGCGCCCTAGCTGACCTGAATACTATTTTAGAAAGAATAAAGGAAACCCTCAATGAACAAACGCTCTAA
- a CDS encoding 8-oxo-dGTP diphosphatase gives MSRAQLTILTNICLIEDLEKQRVVMQYRSPETNHWSGYAFPGGHVENGEAFAESVIREIYEETGLTIQNPQLVGIKNWPLDTGERYIVFCYKVTEFSGSLRSSDEGEVSWVQKDQIPNLDLAYDMLPLIEMMEAPDKSEFFYRHRTEDGWEKETF, from the coding sequence ATGTCTCGAGCACAATTAACCATTTTAACTAATATTTGTCTGATTGAAGATCTTGAAAAGCAGCGCGTGGTCATGCAGTATCGTTCGCCCGAAACCAACCACTGGTCTGGTTATGCTTTTCCAGGTGGTCATGTTGAAAATGGAGAAGCCTTTGCAGAGTCAGTTATTCGAGAAATCTATGAAGAAACAGGATTGACTATCCAAAATCCCCAACTGGTCGGTATTAAAAATTGGCCACTAGACACAGGTGAGCGTTATATTGTCTTTTGTTACAAGGTAACTGAATTCTCTGGAAGCCTGCGTTCCTCAGACGAAGGAGAAGTTTCCTGGGTGCAAAAAGACCAGATTCCAAACTTGGATCTGGCCTATGATATGTTGCCTTTGATAGAAATGATGGAAGCACCTGATAAGTCGGAATTCTTCTACCGTCATCGTACAGAAGATGGCTGGGAGAAAGAAACTTTTTAG
- a CDS encoding amino acid ABC transporter ATP-binding protein translates to MAKLKIDVNDLHKYYGKNEVLKGITTKFYEGDVVCIIGPSGSGKSTFLRSLNLLEEVTSGHITVNGYDLTDKSTNVDHVRENVGMVFQHFNLFPHMSVLENITFAPIEHKRMTKEEAEKLGMELLEKVGLADKANANPDSLSGGQKQRVAIARGLAMNPDIMLFDEPTSALDPEMVGDVLNVMKELAEQGMTMIIVTHEMGFARQVANRVIFTADGEFLEDGTPDQIFDNPQHPRLKEFLDKVLNV, encoded by the coding sequence ATGGCAAAACTAAAAATTGATGTAAATGATTTGCATAAGTATTATGGAAAAAATGAAGTTTTAAAAGGCATTACGACTAAGTTCTATGAAGGAGATGTTGTTTGTATCATCGGCCCTTCCGGTTCTGGTAAATCCACTTTCCTCCGTAGCCTTAACCTTCTAGAGGAGGTAACGAGTGGTCACATCACTGTGAATGGTTATGATTTGACTGACAAATCAACCAATGTCGACCATGTTCGCGAAAACGTTGGAATGGTCTTCCAACATTTCAATCTCTTCCCTCACATGTCCGTTCTAGAAAATATCACTTTTGCTCCTATTGAACACAAACGAATGACCAAAGAAGAAGCTGAGAAATTGGGGATGGAGTTGCTTGAAAAGGTTGGACTAGCAGATAAAGCTAATGCCAATCCAGATAGTCTTTCAGGTGGTCAGAAACAACGTGTAGCTATCGCTCGTGGACTTGCCATGAATCCTGATATCATGCTCTTTGATGAACCAACTTCCGCTCTTGACCCTGAGATGGTCGGAGATGTACTAAACGTTATGAAGGAATTAGCAGAGCAAGGCATGACTATGATTATCGTAACCCATGAGATGGGATTTGCTCGTCAGGTGGCCAACCGTGTTATCTTTACGGCTGATGGTGAATTCCTGGAAGATGGGACACCAGATCAAATCTTTGATAATCCGCAACACCCTCGTCTAAAAGAATTTTTAGACAAGGTCTTAAACGTATAA
- a CDS encoding ECF transporter S component, whose amino-acid sequence MNKRSNIAPIAIFFAVMLVIHFLTSLLFNLFPFPIKPTIVHIPVIIASIIYGPRVGVTLGFLMGLLSLTVNTITILPTSYLFSPFVPNGNIYSAIIAIVPRVLIGLTPYLVYKLLKNRTGLIFAGALGSLTNTVFVLGGIFFLFGNVFDGNIQKLLATVISTNSIAELIISAILTVAIVPRLETLKK is encoded by the coding sequence ATGAACAAACGCTCTAACATTGCTCCAATTGCTATCTTTTTTGCAGTTATGCTCGTTATCCACTTTTTAACTTCTCTCCTATTTAACCTTTTCCCATTTCCAATCAAACCAACTATCGTTCATATTCCAGTCATTATTGCTAGTATCATCTATGGTCCTCGGGTTGGGGTTACACTTGGTTTTCTTATGGGACTATTGAGCTTAACGGTAAACACAATTACCATCCTTCCAACCAGCTACCTCTTCTCACCATTCGTACCGAACGGAAACATCTATTCTGCGATTATCGCTATTGTCCCTCGCGTTTTGATTGGTCTGACACCTTACTTAGTTTATAAATTATTAAAAAACAGAACGGGTCTCATCTTTGCTGGTGCTCTCGGTTCCCTTACCAACACCGTCTTTGTCCTCGGGGGAATCTTCTTCCTTTTTGGAAATGTCTTCGACGGCAATATCCAAAAACTCCTAGCAACTGTCATCTCTACAAACTCAATCGCTGAATTGATTATCTCAGCTATTCTAACTGTAGCAATTGTCCCACGTCTCGAAACCTTGAAGAAATAA
- a CDS encoding ABC transporter substrate-binding protein/permease: MKKKILACLLILFPIFSLGMAKADTVKIVSDTAYAPFEFKDSDQTYKGIDVDIINKVAEIKGWNIQMSYPGFDAAVNAVQSGQADAIMAGMTKTKERENVFTMSDTYYDTKVVIATTKANKITKYEELSGKTVGVKNGTAAQRFLESIKDKYGFSIKTFDTGDLMNNSLSAGAVNAIMDDKPVIEYAINQGQDLSINMDGEAVGSFAFGVKKGSKYEYLVTEFNEALAQMKKDGSLEQIIQKWTASKTTASPTTTTAAGQKATPVKSKYIIASDSSFAPFVFQNSSNQYTGIDMDLIKAIAKDQGFEIEITNPGFDAAISAVQAGQADGIIAGMSVTDARKETFDFSESYYTANTILGVKESSTIASYEDLKDKTVGVKNGTASQTFLTENQSKYGYKIKTFADGASMYDSLNTGSIDAVMDDEPVLKYSISQGQKLKTPIAGTPIGETAFAVKKGTNPELIQMFNNGLANLKANGEFQKILDKYLASETSTDSTSTVDETTIWSLLQNNYKQLLSGLGITLALALISFAIAIVIGIIFGMFSVSPYKSLRLISEIFVDVIRGIPLMILAAFIFWGIPNFIESITGQQSPINDFVAGTIALSLNAAAYIAEIVRGGIQAVPVGQMEASRSLGISYGKTMRKIILPQATKLMLPNFVNQFVIALKDTTIVSAIGLVELFQTGKIIIARNYQSFKMYAILAIFYLVIITLLTRLAKRLEKRIR, translated from the coding sequence ATGAAGAAAAAAATACTAGCATGTTTGCTCATTTTATTTCCCATTTTCTCACTAGGTATGGCAAAAGCTGATACTGTTAAGATTGTGTCTGATACAGCTTACGCGCCTTTTGAGTTTAAAGATTCAGATCAAACCTATAAAGGAATTGATGTTGATATTATCAATAAAGTCGCAGAAATCAAAGGATGGAACATCCAAATGTCTTATCCTGGCTTTGATGCAGCTGTAAATGCAGTGCAGTCAGGTCAAGCAGATGCCATTATGGCAGGTATGACAAAAACAAAAGAACGTGAAAATGTCTTTACCATGTCTGATACCTATTATGATACAAAAGTTGTCATTGCTACCACAAAGGCGAATAAAATCACCAAATATGAGGAACTTAGCGGGAAAACAGTTGGAGTTAAGAACGGAACTGCCGCTCAACGCTTCCTCGAAAGTATCAAAGATAAATACGGTTTCTCTATTAAAACCTTTGATACAGGTGATTTGATGAATAACAGTCTAAGTGCTGGTGCTGTAAATGCCATCATGGATGATAAACCTGTTATTGAGTATGCGATTAATCAAGGACAAGATCTCAGCATCAATATGGATGGTGAGGCTGTTGGAAGCTTTGCTTTTGGTGTCAAGAAAGGGAGCAAGTATGAATACTTGGTTACCGAGTTTAATGAAGCCCTAGCACAAATGAAGAAGGATGGTAGCTTGGAGCAAATCATCCAAAAGTGGACGGCTTCTAAAACTACGGCAAGCCCAACAACAACTACTGCTGCTGGACAAAAAGCTACTCCTGTGAAAAGCAAGTACATTATTGCCAGCGACTCATCTTTCGCCCCATTCGTTTTTCAAAATTCAAGCAATCAATACACCGGTATTGATATGGACCTCATCAAGGCCATTGCCAAAGATCAAGGTTTTGAAATTGAGATTACCAACCCAGGATTTGACGCAGCCATTAGTGCTGTTCAAGCAGGACAAGCAGATGGTATCATTGCTGGTATGTCTGTAACAGATGCTCGTAAGGAAACCTTTGACTTCTCAGAATCATACTACACAGCTAATACGATTCTCGGTGTTAAAGAATCAAGCACGATTGCATCTTATGAGGACCTCAAGGATAAAACTGTCGGAGTCAAAAACGGGACTGCTTCTCAAACCTTCCTTACTGAAAATCAAAGCAAATACGGCTATAAGATTAAAACCTTTGCAGATGGCGCTTCTATGTATGACAGTCTGAATACTGGCTCTATCGATGCCGTGATGGATGATGAGCCAGTTCTCAAATATTCTATCAGCCAAGGTCAAAAATTGAAAACGCCAATCGCTGGAACTCCAATCGGTGAAACAGCCTTTGCGGTTAAAAAAGGTACAAATCCAGAATTGATCCAGATGTTCAATAACGGACTTGCGAACCTCAAAGCTAACGGAGAATTCCAAAAAATTCTTGACAAGTATCTAGCTAGCGAAACTTCAACTGACTCAACAAGTACGGTTGACGAAACAACTATCTGGAGCTTGCTTCAAAACAACTACAAACAACTTCTGAGTGGACTTGGAATCACTCTTGCTCTAGCGCTTATTTCATTTGCAATTGCCATTGTCATCGGGATTATCTTTGGTATGTTTAGCGTTAGCCCATACAAATCTCTTCGTCTGATTTCTGAGATTTTCGTTGACGTTATCCGTGGTATTCCCTTGATGATTCTTGCAGCATTCATCTTCTGGGGTATTCCAAACTTCATCGAGTCGATTACAGGCCAACAAAGTCCAATCAATGACTTTGTAGCTGGTACTATTGCCCTCTCACTTAATGCGGCAGCTTATATCGCTGAAATCGTTCGTGGTGGGATTCAAGCTGTTCCAGTTGGGCAAATGGAAGCCAGCCGCAGTCTTGGTATCTCTTATGGAAAAACCATGCGAAAGATTATCTTGCCACAAGCGACTAAATTGATGTTGCCAAACTTCGTCAACCAATTCGTTATCGCTCTTAAAGATACAACCATTGTATCTGCTATCGGTTTAGTGGAACTTTTCCAAACTGGTAAGATTATCATCGCCCGTAACTACCAAAGTTTCAAGATGTATGCAATTCTTGCTATCTTCTATCTTGTAATTATCACGCTTTTGACTAGACTAGCGAAACGCTTAGAAAAGAGGATTCGTTAA
- the coaB gene encoding phosphopantothenate--cysteine ligase: protein MKILVTSGGTSEAIDSVRSITNHSTGRLGKIITEALLAAGHEICLITTPSALKPEPHPHLTILEIKNTNNLLIEMKELIQDYQVLIHSMAVSDYTPVYMTGLEEVQASSNLEDFLNKQNHQAKISSTDEVQVLFLKKTPKIISLIKEWNPAIHLIGFKLLVDVSEDYLIEIARKSLIKNQADLIIANDLTQISANQHRAIFVENDHLQTVQTKKEIANLLLEKIQAYDS from the coding sequence ATGAAAATTTTAGTTACATCGGGTGGTACCAGTGAAGCTATCGATAGTGTCCGCTCTATTACTAACCATTCTACAGGTCGCTTGGGAAAAATCATCACCGAAGCCCTACTTGCTGCTGGTCATGAGATTTGTTTGATTACTACTCCTAGTGCTCTTAAGCCAGAACCTCATCCCCATCTAACCATTCTAGAAATCAAAAATACGAATAATCTTCTTATAGAGATGAAAGAACTTATTCAAGATTATCAAGTCTTGATTCATTCAATGGCTGTATCTGACTACACACCTGTTTATATGACGGGGCTTGAGGAGGTTCAGGCTAGCTCTAATTTGGAAGATTTTTTAAACAAGCAGAATCATCAAGCTAAGATTTCTTCAACTGACGAGGTTCAGGTTTTATTCCTGAAAAAAACACCCAAAATCATCTCTCTAATCAAAGAATGGAATCCTGCCATTCATTTGATTGGTTTCAAACTGTTGGTTGATGTCTCTGAAGATTATCTCATAGAAATTGCTAGAAAAAGCCTTATCAAGAACCAAGCAGACTTAATCATTGCAAATGACCTCACTCAAATTTCAGCAAATCAGCATCGCGCCATCTTTGTTGAGAATGATCATCTTCAAACGGTTCAAACCAAAAAGGAAATAGCAAACCTCCTCCTTGAAAAAATTCAAGCATACGATTCATAG
- a CDS encoding class I SAM-dependent methyltransferase has protein sequence MDDKVIEQYKNHDNLDIRVELHKKYSKNKLGFNNWIFSNYQITDEVKVLELGCGTGELWKSNSDSIDKMKQLVVTDFSKDMVKTTKSVIGNRDNVNYEIIDIQKISFENETFDIVIANMLLHHVNNIPKALSEVNRVLKTGGIFYCATFGENGVVDYLASLFKDEVNQDLENKTFTLQNGKRYLRRYFNSVDTLLYDDELQVTSIDDLVKYIQSFKGISEIGSLEEKVIRKRLEIHFQKGKLIIPKEYGMFIARKEN, from the coding sequence ATGGATGATAAAGTAATTGAACAATATAAAAATCATGATAATCTTGATATTCGAGTAGAATTGCATAAGAAGTATTCAAAAAATAAACTGGGATTTAATAATTGGATATTTTCTAACTACCAAATCACTGATGAAGTAAAGGTTCTAGAATTAGGATGTGGTACAGGAGAACTGTGGAAAAGTAATAGTGATTCTATAGATAAAATGAAGCAGTTAGTTGTTACAGATTTTTCTAAAGATATGGTAAAAACAACGAAGTCAGTAATTGGAAATAGAGACAATGTTAACTATGAAATAATTGATATTCAAAAGATTTCTTTTGAGAATGAAACGTTTGATATTGTTATTGCTAATATGCTTCTACATCATGTAAATAATATTCCTAAAGCGCTCTCTGAGGTGAATAGAGTCTTAAAAACAGGCGGAATCTTTTACTGTGCTACATTTGGTGAAAATGGAGTTGTAGATTATTTGGCAAGCTTATTTAAAGATGAGGTTAATCAAGATTTGGAAAATAAAACATTTACTTTACAAAATGGCAAAAGGTACCTGAGGAGGTATTTTAACTCTGTCGATACATTACTCTATGATGATGAGTTACAGGTAACTAGTATAGATGACCTAGTTAAATACATCCAATCCTTTAAAGGAATTTCAGAAATAGGTTCGCTAGAAGAAAAAGTCATTCGTAAAAGATTGGAAATACATTTTCAAAAGGGTAAGTTAATCATTCCTAAAGAATATGGTATGTTTATTGCTCGAAAGGAAAATTAA
- a CDS encoding CPBP family intramembrane glutamic endopeptidase gives MKNKRIFKDFQSSQMSLNIYTSPLLAFVFVFIGEFVAYTLYGISLLALIGLARNFGEAGQNLATYLQTLQQSLTDKTSDFRLILALLSFGFILNTVFRWTKKVEKRSIRTLGFYRENFLSSLLKGFGLGLALFLLTLLGLVVLGQYRLESIRLNPYSLTFVVFTIPFWILQGTAEEVVSRAWLLPQLASRTNLKLAVVISSIFFTLLHVGNSGLTPLSIANLFLFGIAMALYLLKADTVCGVAGIHGAWNFAQGNLFGILVSGQPSGTSLMTFLPQGNQVWLSGGSFGIEGSIMTSLVLLLLIVYLANQLKKENERM, from the coding sequence ATGAAGAATAAAAGAATATTTAAAGACTTCCAATCTTCCCAAATGAGTTTAAATATTTACACAAGTCCTTTGTTAGCCTTTGTTTTTGTCTTTATAGGAGAGTTTGTTGCATATACTTTGTATGGTATTAGCTTGTTAGCTCTCATCGGACTTGCTAGAAATTTTGGAGAGGCTGGTCAAAATCTTGCAACTTACTTGCAAACCTTGCAGCAGAGCTTGACGGATAAAACAAGTGACTTTCGTTTAATTTTAGCATTGCTGTCCTTTGGTTTTATTCTCAACACTGTGTTCAGATGGACTAAAAAAGTTGAGAAAAGATCTATTAGAACCTTGGGATTTTATAGAGAAAATTTCCTTAGCAGTCTTCTGAAAGGATTTGGCCTAGGTTTGGCACTTTTTCTTCTGACCTTGTTAGGTTTGGTGGTCTTGGGGCAATATCGTTTGGAATCCATTCGCTTGAATCCTTATTCGCTTACTTTTGTCGTCTTTACTATCCCATTTTGGATTTTACAGGGGACAGCAGAAGAAGTGGTGTCCCGTGCTTGGCTTCTTCCACAATTGGCCTCAAGAACCAATCTAAAACTTGCTGTTGTCATATCTAGCATATTCTTTACCCTGCTTCATGTGGGAAATTCTGGTCTAACACCTCTATCTATAGCGAATCTCTTCTTATTCGGAATCGCCATGGCTCTTTACCTTCTCAAAGCTGATACAGTTTGTGGTGTTGCAGGTATTCATGGAGCTTGGAATTTTGCTCAGGGCAATCTTTTTGGCATTTTAGTTAGCGGTCAACCGTCAGGAACGTCTCTGATGACCTTTTTACCACAAGGCAATCAAGTTTGGCTATCAGGAGGCTCTTTTGGGATTGAAGGTTCTATCATGACAAGTTTAGTCTTGTTACTTCTGATTGTCTATCTCGCTAATCAATTAAAGAAAGAAAATGAAAGGATGTGA